AGAAAGGCAGGGAGAACGTTGAATATTGCTTTTTTTCTTGTGCCTAAGGAGCAGGTTATTTATTTATCCCCTCATTCGACGATTCGCCAGGCACTAGAGCGTATGGAATACCATCGATATTCGGCTGTACCCCTCGTGGACGAGCATGGCCGTTATGTAGGAACGATTACCGAAGGTGACCTGCTGTGGAAGCTGAAGCGCTCGCCAGAGATCGGGTTCGACAATGCGCATCGCGTACAGCTGACCGAGGTGCCGCAGCATATGCAGATCAGGCCGGTCCATATTAATCAACAGATGCAGGACTTGATTACGCTCGCCACGAACCAGAACTACGTGCCTGTTGTCGATGATAACGGCGTCTTCATCGGCATTATACGTCGCCGCGAGATCATTGATTATTGCTTCAAGCTGTGGCAGTCGGAGCAAAAGGTGTAGAAACTGTGGTATAATCAACTAAATGCCGAGATAAGGGGAGATAGCGGCGTGACTTTTATGGATAAGGATGTAGACCTCGCGAAGCGGGCCAAAATTATTGAGTGGCTGAAGACGGAGCTCGTGGATCAAATGGCGCACTTGCTGAAGGGCATATGGGAAGGAAGCCATCATAAAATCATAGACGGTCTTGCAAGTCTCATCGCCTGCTGCTACATACTCGGAAGACGCCTCGGCATTTCGCTGCGCGCTTTGGATGAAGCGGTACTGGATAAGATGAAGAAGCATCGCGAGGAAGGTCACCAGCTAGAGGACTGGTATGGTGATATTTCGGCGTTAGAAGATCATTTGCGTAAGAGGTGAACGAATTGCAGGAATCGCGTGTGCCGCGCATGCTCGGGGTGAGCATTATTTATGCGCTGTTGCTTGTTTCGCTTATCGTCCCGCTGCTCGGACTGGCATCCTTGTTCGTTCTGCTGGTGCCTGTGTTGCTGTTGTATGTGCGGCTCGGGACAAAATCGTTTCTTATCCATTATATCGGGGCACTCGCCCTTGCTTATGT
Above is a genomic segment from Paenibacillus sp. YYML68 containing:
- a CDS encoding CBS domain-containing protein; this encodes MNIAFFLVPKEQVIYLSPHSTIRQALERMEYHRYSAVPLVDEHGRYVGTITEGDLLWKLKRSPEIGFDNAHRVQLTEVPQHMQIRPVHINQQMQDLITLATNQNYVPVVDDNGVFIGIIRRREIIDYCFKLWQSEQKV
- a CDS encoding MazG-like family protein, whose amino-acid sequence is MDKDVDLAKRAKIIEWLKTELVDQMAHLLKGIWEGSHHKIIDGLASLIACCYILGRRLGISLRALDEAVLDKMKKHREEGHQLEDWYGDISALEDHLRKR